The proteins below come from a single Faecalibaculum rodentium genomic window:
- a CDS encoding putative manganese transporter, with the protein MEFILEILEHSLEDTWAMLPLLFAAYLVIEWFERRPGDDSPMFYALQKYGPLVGALIGLIPQCGFSILAGMLFMQGNITLGTMIAVFVATSDEAIPILLSHPDLYGSLVLILILKFIVAVLAGYLTDRLFPQSIQRFEDLPEEEQEEELEKDTATAGACPCCYPDIPIWKSALLRTLKIYAWVFAVTVLFTALVHWVGEETLAGFLLTGSWFQPLLAALFGFIPNCAATVVLTELFEFGTLSFGSLFAGLVSNAGLGPLVLIQYHAPWKTVLRVFLILLITGTVSGMLLQLL; encoded by the coding sequence TTGGAGTTTATCCTGGAAATACTGGAGCATTCCCTGGAAGATACCTGGGCAATGCTTCCGCTGCTGTTTGCAGCTTATCTCGTCATCGAATGGTTTGAACGGCGACCCGGTGATGACAGCCCGATGTTCTATGCCCTGCAGAAATATGGCCCGCTCGTCGGCGCGTTGATCGGTCTGATTCCCCAGTGCGGGTTCTCGATTCTCGCCGGAATGCTCTTCATGCAGGGAAACATCACACTGGGAACCATGATCGCGGTTTTTGTGGCCACGAGCGACGAAGCGATACCCATACTCCTGTCACACCCTGACCTCTATGGATCGCTGGTGCTGATTCTGATCCTGAAGTTCATTGTGGCGGTTCTGGCAGGTTACCTGACTGACCGTCTGTTTCCCCAGAGTATACAGAGGTTTGAGGACTTGCCCGAAGAGGAGCAGGAAGAAGAATTGGAAAAGGACACTGCCACAGCCGGGGCCTGTCCCTGCTGTTACCCCGATATACCGATCTGGAAAAGTGCCCTGCTCCGGACGCTGAAAATCTACGCCTGGGTATTTGCTGTTACAGTTCTCTTCACAGCCCTGGTCCACTGGGTGGGAGAAGAAACACTGGCGGGATTCCTGCTGACCGGCAGCTGGTTTCAGCCGCTGCTGGCAGCCCTGTTCGGATTCATCCCCAACTGCGCGGCAACAGTCGTTCTCACCGAGCTGTTTGAATTCGGGACCCTGAGCTTCGGAAGCCTGTTCGCCGGTCTGGTCTCCAATGCCGGACTCGGACCTCTCGTGCTGATTCAGTATCATGCGCCGTGGAAAACAGTGCTGCGCGTTTTTCTCATCCTGCTGATCACAGGCACGGTTTCCGGCATGCTGCTGCAGCTGCTGTGA